GCTGGCGCCTCAGCCTCCGCCAGAAGGTCCGCGACGGCGTGGCCATCCTGGCCCTGGGCGCCCACAGCTACCAGCGGCAGCATGGTGCCCTGCCCTCCCCGGCTGGGGACTGCCGTGGCCACCCTGGGCCTGTCAGCCCTGCCCGGGAGGCCTTCTACAGGTGGGCACCTGCCGAGGGCATGGGAGAGGGCACGGTGCTTCCAGGGACCTGGGCTGCACTGAGCTTGGGTTGGCTGGCCACACCTCCCACTAGCTGTGTGCCCTGGGGCCAAGTtacctcacctctctgagcttagTTTCCACAACGGAAAAAGAAAGCCAGGTGTGAGGATGTgtcggggatgggggggggggggagggcgggcGTGTGTCAATACAGGAATAAGGTCACAGTCAGTGACAcctggtggtggtgatggcggTGAGgtagaaggtgggggagggggcctctGGTCCTAGGCAGGGCTGCAGGGACACCCTGGTTTCTCTCCCCCACCGCAGGCACCTACTGAATGTCACCTGGGAGGGCCGAGACTTCTCCTTCAGCCCGGGTGGGTACCTGGTCCAGCCCACCATGGTTGTGATCGCCCTCAACCGCCACCGCCTCTGGGAGATGGTGAGAAGGGGGTGAGCCTGGGGGTTCCTTGGTATCCTCTCACTTTGTCCCCAGCCCCTCTTGTCCCACAGCTGAGCAGAGGGTCCCTTCTGTCCTTCAGGCTGAGGCATCTGCACTGCATCAGGGTGGGTGAGGACCCTTGGCTCAGGGCTCCCACGGACCCTCACCTCCCTCCACCGTAGAACCTGTCAAGGGCTCGGCACCTAGTCCTGCCCCTGAGGGACTCACCCACAGCTGTGCTGGCCAGACAGACATGTGAACAAATAGAATTCAGGGAGATCAGTGCTTGAGGACAGATAAGTGCAAAGCGTTATGAGGGTACAGAGAAGCGCCAAAAATCAGTTCTACCTTccaagcagagagctggggaAGGATTTGAAGAATTTGGGACATTTGGGCTGTGCCCTGGAGGGTTGAGTGACAGCCCATCAGGAAGGGAGACTAGCCTGGTGTATgtagacagaggggcagaagggTTTGAAGCATTTTTAAGTGATGGTTTTGGGGTGTGGCGGCTGAGGAGGAAGAGTGGGGTGAAAGTGGTCAGGTGGACATGAGTGGGGAAGGCCTTGAGTACTGGGGGGAAGGACTTTATACTGAGGTCAGAGtcgggggagtggggagtggggagagacaggcTCGGGTCTGGGCTCCAGGATGTTGCTGCAGACCAGCAGCATTTTGGAGTCTAGATCGTAAAAGCGCAAGGACCGGAggctgggaggggctgcagggagcCCTCCCTTCTGGTCCATGACCAGCGCCTTGACCCAACTCTCCTGCTCCCCCAGTGCTCCTGCCCCGGATGTCCCTAGGTTAGGGAGGGGGATTCTTGGCCCTGGCAGGGCTCATCAGAGGCCCCACCTAGAGGGTGGGGAGATTTGGGCTGGAGGTCCCTGGCTGAAGCTGGTCACCCTTTGCAGGTGGGGCGCTGGGACCATGGCGTCCTCCACATGAAGTACCCGGTGTGGCCTCGCTATAGCGCGTCTCTCCAGCCTGTTGTGGACAGCCGGCACCTGACAGTGGCCACGCTGGAAGAGCGGCCCTTTGTCATTGTGGAGAGCCCTGACCCCGGCTCGGGCGGCTGTGTGCCCAACACCGTGCCTTGCCGCAGGCAGAACAACCAAACCTTCAGGTCCGCGAGAATGTGCGGGAAGGCCCCGTGTGAGCTGTGTGCTGCCGCGCGATGGCAGCCGTGTGTGGTTTGTGCTTGGGTGAGGGGGGTTGGGGGCCATCTGCCAAACTGGGAGGAGCTGCGGGCTCTGACTTCTGGTGGTCTCTTGGTGGCAGCAGCGGTGACACAGCCCCCTACACCAAGCTTTGCTGTAAGGGTTTCTGCATTGACATCCTCAAGAAGCTGGCCAAGGTGGTCAAGTTCTCCTATGACCTGTACCTGGTGACCAATGGCAAGCATGGCAAGAGGGTTCGGGGCGTGTGGAACGGCATGATCGGGGAGGTAGGCCCGCCCCGAGGTCTACCTGAGCTCACCCCCCTGCTGGCTCGCCACCCCAGGCCCCACATATTGCTCAGCCACTGCCTTGTTCCTGTGCTGGGGGTCAGTCAGGGCGGGGCCTGGGCCCAGCTGCCGAGGCTCCCTGGGCCCAGCTCCCTGGTCCCAGCTCGCAGGGAAGACGGGGTGTCACCAGTAATGTTCCCTGGGCTGGCCAGTACTTCTAGCGGAGCTCTGAGGACCCCAGATGGGACCAGCCGACTCAAGCCTGGGGGTGCTGgcagggtggctgggggaggctggggagggtgcTCCAGCCGGTGAGCCACGTCCTTCAACCCGGTCCGGCGCCCGTGGCCCCAGGTGTACTACAAGCGGGCAGACATGGCCATCGGCTCCCTCACCATCAACGAGGAGCGCTCCGAGATCGTGGACTTCTCTGTGCCCTTCGTGGAGACGGGCATCAGCGTGATGGTGGCCCGCAGCAACGGCACCGTCTCCCCGTCGGCCTTCCTGGGTGCGGCtcggggtgggcagggagggctcCGGGCTCTGAGGGGGATGCCTGGGAACAGGAAGATTGGGGCGGGCCTCAGGGGGTCAGCGTAGCGGTGGGTGCCTGAGGCTGCAGGAGCGTAGGGCGCAGAGGGAAGAGGTGAAGCCCGTGTTCCATTCTGAGCCCGAGTGTCCggtgaggagggtgggggggccATTGTGAGGGGCAGGAAAGCTGGGAAGGCAGGCTGGCTTCAGGAGGCGCCTCCTGGGTAGGACACACTGGGGAGAAGCTCCACAGGGAGCAGGAGGAGCTGACCCAGAGAGTGGGAAGTGGTGCTAGTTTGTGGCTTAGTGGGAATTCAGCCTTTGTACCAAGACTCACACGAGCTGCTGGGGATACGGCCATGGTCCTGGCTCACCAAGGGACCTGTCAGAGGTAGTGGGACTTGCAGTGTGAGGTTTGCAGAGAGCCACGAGGACAGGCAAGCCAGGAGTAGAGAGAATCCCTTTCCTGATGCATGATTTTGAGCAAGTCACCGAAGCTCTCTGAGCAGGGTTCCTCAGCCGCACACAGAGGATAACAGACCCCACCCTGCAGGACGGGCATTGCATCAGGGCACCTGCTTACGGCAGTTATGCCTCCTTGCCCAGGGAGACTGAACCCATCGAGCAGACTTGTCGGAGCAGCTCAGCTGGGCTGGGGCTCAACTGGGGCTCCCCGGCCCTGTCAGTAGGATCAAGAGTGAGATTTGATCTCAAAGACCCTGATTCCAGGCAGAACCAGCAGCTCGTCCACGCTGGGCCAGGCAGGGCACGTCCAGACCAGGAGTGTAGTTAGCAGTGCTGGCAGGCGAGGGcagagagggaatgagaaaatGCCTTGGGCAAGCAGCCCGTGGTGGCTCTGCTCTGTGGCATCGGgccaggtggggaggaggagggggaggagaatggGGGATGGAGCAGGTTACAGGCCTCGCAGGCTGGGgaatgggaagggaggggagagcacGCGGGGTGTAAAGTCTCTTTTTGTAAAGGAAGTTGTggatgggagtgggaggcaggggtGATGGGATCCTGTCccagggcagagaggagaggagagcctGACGTCCCTCTGTGCGGGTGTTCTCTCCTGGGCTCTGCTGCTCTGAGAGTCAGAGACCCCTTGGCTCAGTCCTCGGGGCTGATGGCCCCCCACTCTGATGGGCACCTGCCTGCACCCGGTGCTCTGGctctgggtgggagggatggtAGCGAGGCCTCTGAGCCGCCTCGCTCTGTTCCCAGAGCCCTACAGCCCTTCCGTGTGGGTGATGATGTTCGTTATGTGTCTCACTGTGGTGGCCATCACGGTCTTCATGTTTGAGTACTTCAGCCCGGTCAGCTACAACCAGAACCTCACCAGTGGCAAGAGTAAGCTCTCAGCCGGACCTGGGAGGGGGGCGCCATGGGGTTGGGATGGAGGGGTGGGGCTCAGGGCTGCAGGGGCCCCCTGCAGAGAAGGCTGGATCTTGGGGGAGGTCTCTGGCTTGTGGTCAACCAGCAGGGGCcaatcagatacatgaaaaagagaaacaaggtgGGTTGGGTCGCCCTGGAGTGGGGATGGCTGGGGTTGGGCCCCCCCCCAGGACAGAGTGAAGACCCGAGTCCCTCTGTGCTCACCCTCTCACTCCCAGAGTCTGGGGGCCCGTCCTTCACCATCGGCAAGTCTGTGTGGCTGCTGTGGGCGCTGGTCTTCAACAACTCGGTGCCCATCGAGAACCCCCGAGGCACCACCAGCAAGATCATGGTCCTAGTCTGGGCCTTCTTTGCTGTCATCTTCCTCGCCAGCTACACCGCCAACCTTGCTGCCTTCATGATCCAGGAGCAATACATTGACACTGTGTCCGGCCTCAGTGATAAGAAGGTCCTGGGGCCACCACTAGCAGAGGGCAGGGGCTGCCGGGAAAGGGGGGTGTCTGGGACCCAGGAGGGGAACCTGAaatggagcagggagcaggaaggagtTGGGAGCCTGGTGAGGAGAGGCTGGGGCGTGCGGTGTGTGGGTGGAGAGCTCAGGTCCACTGAGTGACTTTGGGTAAGTTTCTTTTTGACCTGGCCTCAGTGTCGCCCTGTGTAAAACACAGGGGTGGCCTGGACAGTTTCTTGGGCTCTTGTGCCCTCATTAAGCAGGTGCAAACCCCAGGGCTAGGCCTAGGGGACAGGGTCGGGGAGGGTTGATGCCTGCAAGGCTGGACGGAGGGTGATGAATGGcgcctgccctctgcccacagTTTCAGCGGCCTCAAGATCAGTACCCACCCTTCCGCTTTGGCACGGTGCCCAATGGCAGCACGGAGCGGAACATCCGCAGCAACTACCGAGACATGCACACCCACATGGTCAAGTTCAACCAGCGGTCCGTGGAAGACGCCCTCACCAGCCTCAAGATGGGGTGGGTCCTCCGCTCTGCACCCACCCTCTGACTTCTCTACCCATATGTCTCCCTGTTGGCCAGCCTCAGCTCTGGTCCTTCCTAAGAGATGCAAGGTGGGGACATTGAGGCTGGGGTGTCCTGAAGGATtcctggggaagggggtagggaggtCTTGGGACAGAGTAAACTTTCAAGCAAAACTGGATGCCCACTGTGTGGCCGAGAGATGCAGCTGAGGTCTTGACCAGGGTTCAGCCTTGGCCTGAGGTGGTGGTTGTGACCTTCTTACGGTCCTAGGGGCATGGAGGGGCCGGGAAGAGAGGGCCTGTCCTCTGGGGGTAGAGTTCCCTGGTCTCTCTGAGAGGAGCGTAGGTGGGGTCCCTGAGCTATGGAGAGGGCTGTTTTCTGTATCCAGGACCCAGGAGAACCAGAGAAGGCTCTTCCCACCCATCCCTCCTGGTCAGTGCCCAACAGGCTCCTATGGCCCAGCTCATTGTCAGGCCCCAGGTTTGGTGTCCCCACCTCACGTGACCCCTGACCTGTCCCCAGGAAGCTGGACGCCTTCATCTATGATGCTGCTGTCCTCAACTACATGGCGGGCAAGGATGAGGGCTGCAAGCTGGTCACCATTGGCTCTGGCAAGGTCTTTGCTACCACTGGCTATGGCATCGCCATGCAGAAGGACTCCCACTGGAAACGGGCCATAGACTTGGCGCTCCTGCAGTTCTTGGGGGATGGTGGGTGCTGCTGCTGGGGACTTGGGGCCCTGGGTGGGCCATGGAAGCTGAGGCGGGGACAGCTGCCTGATGGCTGGTCAGCATCTCCATTATTGGTCTCTGAGTTCCAgggcctgtgggcaggaagaggtcTCTGGGAGTGAGAGCTGGGCCTGTGGGTGGAGGTATCTGGAGGGACTGCCTGAAGACCTGGGGAAGGGGTGGGCTTGCCAGGAGGGCGTGGACGAGAGGACTACACGAGAGTCTCGGAAGGGCAGGAAGACAGGAGGAAGCTCAGGCCACACGCTGGGGCTATGGGAGGAGGCTCagatcctttcatttttctctagatCCCTCTCAACCATTTCCATCTTGAGATCACCTAGGGTAGTGCCAAGGGCCTGCCCAGTCCCAGAGCCGGGGGCCCAGGCTTGCCTTGGTACCAGCGGCTCACACGTGTAAGCAGTCCACAACCTGTGGACCTGTTCAGTCCACTGTTCAGTCCAGCTGAAGCTGCCCCCAAACCCAGAGGCTTCAGTGCCATAAGATAAAGTTTTCCATCAGTATCACAGAATGAGAATGATGAGAATGAAGGTGCTGTGGTGTCCTCAGGAACCTAGGCCTTTCGTCTCTGTGCGCCCAGCTCTGTGCCTGGCATGGAGATACCCAATAAGTTTCACCCGGAAGTGAATGATAACATCGACCCAGTCAGTCAGCAAACTCTTCCTGGGTCTGTggcagggcaggggagtgggagtgggcatGGCAAAGGCAAATCTCACCTACCCCAGCCCCCCACtgtgctttcctttcttcctgctcattgacaacccccaacccccacccccctccttctgccccccgcTGGGCTAGATCCCTGGTTGGTCCTGCAAGGGGGGGGGCACCCTGGTGAGCCCTGGGAGGGTCTTTCCTGAGCCGGGCGTGTCCCCCTGCCAtccccacccttgccaggggaGACCCAGAAGCTGGAGACAGTGTGGCTCTCAGGGATCTGCCAGAACGAGAAGAACGAGGTGATGAGCAGTAAGCTGGACATCGACAACATGGCCGGCGTCTTCTACATGCTGCTGGTGGCCATGGGGCTGGCCCTGCTGGTCTTTGCCTGGGAGCACCTGGTCTACTGGAAACTGCGCCACTCAGTGCCCAGCACACCTCGGCTGGACTTCCTGCTGGCCTTCAGCAGGGTGGGTGGCGCCACCCCGCCCCAGGCAGGCCCCTGCTTTAGGGGCACCCACCCAGTTAAGGCAGAGCTGGCCACAGCCCCACTTACCGATGTAAAAACCGAGGGTCTGCCAGCATCACACAGCAGATGAGAAGCAGAACCGCTCTGCCGCAGGCGGGGCAGGATCTTGGAGCCCGGCTGACCGGGTCCGAACCCTCACTGCTATTGACAAGCTGTGTGCCTTTCGGAGGAGAACCTCTTGGAGCCTCAAGCTGCTCCTGGGCAATTGCGCTCACAGTGGCCCAGTGCCAGGCGCATAGGAGGCGCTGAACAAATGTTAGTTGCTTCCTAGAACTTAGGGACGACTGGGCTGGTGCTTGGACCGGAAGGTGGGCGGTCCCCGAGCGGGGCTGGCCGCTCACAGCTGTCTCTTCCCGGCTACCCAGGGCATCTACAGCTGCTTCAGCGGGGTGCAGAGCCTGGCCAGCCCCGCGCGGCCCCCCAGCCCGGACCTGACCGCCGGCTCGGCCCAGGCCAGCGTGCTCAAAATGCTGCAGGCGGCACGCGACATGGTGACCACGGCGGGCGTGAGCAGCTCCCTGGACCGCGCCGCGCGCACCATCGAGAGTTGGGGAAGCGGCCGCCgcgcgcccccgccgcccgcTTGCCCCGGCCCGCGGCCGCCCACCCCCGGCCCGACCCCCGGCCCGTCCCCCGAGCCCAGCCCCACGGGCTGGGGACCGGCAGGCGGGGGCCGCGCCGCGCCGGGGCGCAGAGCCCCGCAGCCCCCGGGCCGCCCCCCGACGCCCAGGCCGTCGCTGCCCGACGTCTCCTGGGTGTCGGGCTGGGCCGCTCGGGAGGCGCGGCGGCAGTTGCCGGCCGGGCGCGGCGGGCGGCTCCTTTCGGGCTCCGAGCGGCGCGCGCTCCCAGAGCGCCCCCTGTCTCCGCAGCGCTGCCACTACAGCTCCTTCCCTCGAGCCGACCGGTCCGGGCGCCCTTTCCTCCCGCTCTTCCCGGAGCCCCCCGAGCCGGAGGACCTGCCGCTACTCGGGCCGGAGCAGCTGGCTCGGCGGGAGGCCCTGCTACGCGCGGCCTGGGCCCGGGGCTACCGCCCGCGCCACGCTTCCCTGCCCAGCTCGGTGGCGGAGGCCTTCGCCTGGCCCAGGTCTCTGCCCGCGGGGTGCGGCCGCCCGGCCTGCGCGCACTTGGCGCAGGCGCCGGCGACGCGGCTGCCGTCCTACCGGGAGGCCTGCCAGGAGGGCGTGTGGGCCAGGGTCCCCGCCTGGCCGCACAGACAGCACGCCTGCCTGCACGCCCACGCCCACCTGCCGCTTTGCTGGGGGGCCGTGtgcccccctctgcccccctgTGCCAGCCACAGCCCCTGGCTCACTGGGGCCTGGGGGCCTCCGGGGCACAGGGGCAGGACCCTGGGGCTGAGCACAAGCTACAGGGACAGTGCGGGGCTGGAAGAGGTCAGCAGGGTGGCCTGTGGGACACACGGCTTCCCTGGACCTTGTACCTGGAGGCGGATCTCCAGCTTAGAGTCAGAAGTGTGAGGCGTCAACCACGGTGGTTCCTGGTCAGCTGGATTGTCTGCCTGGCGCTGTCAGGGTTAATGGGGCAGGTGACGTGGACTTTTCTGGCTTCTGCCTTGAAATCCTGGCTGTGGGCCCCCAGCGACAGATGTCTTCCACGGTCGGTTCGGTGACCTCAGCAGTCTCAGGTTCTGGCGTGGGCGGGGGGACTCTTGCTGTCCTCACATGCAAAGCCCTTCCCACCTGTCCTGGAATCACCAGGAGCAGTGGGCTCTCCCTGACCCGCCCGTAGCTGTTCTTGGTCCTGATTGCTGGGGGCCTGCTGTGGGGGAGCATGGAGATTGGAACCCCAGGGTTGGGGCAGGGCTGTCCCATTCCTTGCTCTCCCTGTCCGGAGTTTCTTCTCAGAGCATCTGGGGGCATTAAACAAATCTTTTACAACCCACTGGTCCTGGCTGCCTCATTCGGCCTCCCTGCAGGGGGCGCACCACAGCCTGCAGGCAATAGGAGCACACTGGGGGTGTCCCAGGCAGGGTGTCTGCCTAGGGAAGGTGAGCAGCTCCCTCTGGAGGAGTATCTGGGAGAGGAGGCCGTGGGTGGGCTCCAGGCAGCAGAAGCCACTTGGTATTCAGTGGCAGCTCCGAACGGCCCTGGAGCTGGATGTGACAAATGTGCTCAGCGTGGGGGCTCAGGTGGCGATGGACACAGTTCATCCTTCAATCTCCTTGAAGAGAGGCTCATGCCAGGGGCTGTGGGTGTCCTGCCTTGCCAGGGGTCCACATGGGAGCCTGACGGCTAGCGGTGGGAACGGGAGGTCTGCTGTGGGGAGCCTCCTGGGCTCTCCTGGGCCCTGACTGACCTGCCGGCCCTGCAAGTCCGGCACAGGCAGCTTCTGCGATCAGACATGGCTCGGCTCTGCTGGTGCCGGGGCTCCTCGTGGGGGGTCAGAGCCCCAGGTCAGAGAATCTGCCCGATGTCTCAGTCCTTCATCCTCCCTCTGGGCTCCccgccctgctccctgcccccacgtCCTTGCTCTGTCACTTGTCATCATTTCGGGACCATGTAGAAGGATGGCTCTTGCTTACAATTTCCAATGCTTTCCCACCTCTCGTGTCATTCATCTCCCACAACGACCCTGTGCTGCAAACGAGCCTGCATTCTCCcactcattccacaaacacggTGTGACTGGTGCCGTCAGACCTCGGTTCGTGTGAACAGGGAAAGCCTGAGGCCTTGCTGTCCTTGACAAGTAGGGGGAGGCAGCGCAGAAACTACCTCCATGTAACAgggaggggccggggaggggccAGGGAGGGCAGTGCTCAAGGCCAACACCACTAGCAGCCACTGCCCCTGCCCTGTGCCCTTCCCCACACAGCTCTTgtgtttcctgggctccaagtagTCCATGACTGCAGATGAGGCCacgaaactggtttttttttgtttggttttaggcACGAGAACAGCTGAAACGGTGGAGTGAGAGAAacgttttcttaagatttatttatttacgagagagagaaactttagcaaACCCTgcagagtgtggagcctggtgcggggcttgatctcatgactctgagatcatgacctgagcctaaactaggagtcagacccttaactgacagCGCCACCCAGGCGGCGCCCCTGGACTGGGGGAAATTTCTAACACTGCTCCTTTCCCGGCTGGACAGCCGGACTCCGCCATGGATGGGTGGCCCCGTCCATTACAGGCAATGTCATGTCCTCTGCCCTGTGGATTTTCCAGGTCTCAGCCACAGGTGGTAAATGTGGGTCTAGGTGAGTGCTCGAGGCTAGCGCCCTGGGAGTTGACCTTGACTATAGCGGCGGGTGGTGAGACAGTTAACTGCTGGCTACGGGTCCCCGGACCCGACGGACCCCTCCAGCTTCCTGACTCTGAGCACAGCTCTGGCTGGAGGGCTGCAGCCGGTGGGCTGGGAGGAGTCTGGAGGTCCAGGCTGCTCTCCGCTCACTGCCCAAGATCATTAATAACCAAGAACTGGAAAGATAATTAAAAGCCAAATGTGAAGCTGAGCCTGCTGCTGACTGGCTCCGAGGAGGGGCCAGTCTTGCTCCTGGAGCCAGGCTCTTGGCTGCTTCGTTCCTGCTCTAGGAATGTGTTCTGGGGAAAAGCGAGCCCCACGGGAAGTAGAGGCAGGGAGGTCGCCTCGCCCAGGTTCAGAGCCTGCTTGGTCTggctccccagcctcctgctCAGAGCCGTGGTGCTCCCTGCACCTCTGCGGGAGGACCGAGAAGGGGCCCTGCACCACGGAGGGGGGCAGAAAGCCCgccaggggagaggaagggagccgCGTCGCACGGCCACGGACGAGCAGTCGTCATAAACGAGGTCCATGCAGCACAGAGCAAGCTGAGTCCGCCCCGACACCACATACCTCCATGCTGGCTTTTTCTCTGGGTGGGACACGCGGGGAGGGAGGCCTCCGTCACCCGTCCCAGCGGCAGGAGCTCCGGTGTCACCCCGCTGCTGCGTGCCTGCTTCCCTGACCGGCTTTCCTGAGAGGCTCATTGGCCGCCCCACCTCTCTCCTGGGGCCTGTGAGTGGGCAGGGGGCGCAGGGCTTCGCCAAGGGCGGAGGAGCAGGAGGATGGCCTGGAGCAGGACACCTGGGCTTCAGTCCTGGCGCCAGAACTCTCCAGCTGGGCCTCAGTTTGGCTCTTCAGTTCCTGGAGCCAGAGAGAGACCACTTTCTCCCCTAAAGCCCTCTAGACCCTGAAGAATTCAGACCAGTGTCCCGTTTCGAATCGTAGCAGGCAGTTGCCACAGACAATTCCTCAGGAGGCTAAGAAACCAGCAGGTGCCGGGGACCCAAACCAGGGTCTCCGGTGACTCCTGGGTGTGTGGCGACGAGCACAGTTATGGCTGGCAAGTGACAAGAGAGCCGAGCGTCAGGACTAAGAGCTTTGTCGAGCACTTTATTGAGCACTTCAGTTCCCACAACTGGTCAATGCGGCAGGTcctgtcccctccaccccccatcaCACAGGGCGGGGAGGGGCATGGAGGCTCGGCCCTGCAAGCGGCAGCTCCAGCTTCTTGATCCACGTTCTCAATCCCCGAATTACACCAAGGTTCACGCGGAAAGCAcccagcactgtgcctggcacacaccaGGCCCTCGGGAAgctcttctccctttgtcccacAGACACCATGAGCCCCAGCCCCGGGCCGGGGGAGAAGGTTTGCAAAGCTCGCTCCTGCAGTCCTGGGTCTCGGCTTCAGAAGAGCAGCTTTGCAGTGGCTGTTAGCACGGCCCACCCGGGGTCAGCCCTTCCCGGGAATCCGACGCCAGGTGGAGGACAGGTGGGGACAAGCACGACAAGCGCGGTCACACAGCCCCAGGGCCTGGTCCTGCCAGGCTCCACCCCAGGGCTGGATTCCCGGGAGCCGGGgtgcagccccccccccgcccccccccgctcCAACACTCCGACCTCAGTCTGCCCATTGCTGAGGCTGCTCCGGGCCCCCATGTGGCGAGAACAGCTGTGTCACTAAGGGCCTGGCAAGGTGCCCGCGGCCCACCTTCCACCACGCAGCAGTGCCTCCCAGCCTGTCACCGGCCATCTGCCCCGTCCATGAGCCGGCGGCCGCCTCTCTGGCCTCAGGTGAGGGAACAGGCAGGAGCCACTGGTGCCAAGGCCCAAAGGAACACGGACTCCCGCCTTGGCCTCGCCTGCCCTTGGGGCCAGTCTGGATGAAAGGCACCAGGTGGAGGCTGTAGAGTGTATGCGCTGCTCCCCCGCCTCCTCTGTGGCCTCCTGGCCCTCTGTGCCACTGACCCGGGGGGCCCAGCTGTAAAATGGAGGTCACGACCCGACTCGCCCACCTGACCACCCCAAAGGAAGCACTTGCAGCCGCGCGTGAACAGGCATCACCGGGCTCTG
This region of Mustela lutreola isolate mMusLut2 chromosome 15, mMusLut2.pri, whole genome shotgun sequence genomic DNA includes:
- the GRIN2C gene encoding glutamate receptor ionotropic, NMDA 2C isoform X1; amino-acid sequence: MQRAGGSRRGLSARAQRPFPPDAAVDMGGALGPALLLTSLLGAWAGLGPGQGEQAMTVAVVFGSSGPPHAQVRTRLTSQSFMDLPLEIQPLTVGVNNTNPSSLLTQICGLLGVARVHGIVFEDNVGTEAVAQILDFISSQTHVPILSISGGSAVVLTPKDPGSAFLQLGVSLEQQLQVLFKVLEEYDWSAFAVITSLHPGHALFLEGVRAVADASYLSWRLLDVLTLELGPGGQRAHIQRLLRQIDAPVLVAYCSREEAEVLFAEAAQAGLVGPGHVWLVPSLALGSTDAPPAAFPVGLISVVTESWRLSLRQKVRDGVAILALGAHSYQRQHGALPSPAGDCRGHPGPVSPAREAFYRHLLNVTWEGRDFSFSPGGYLVQPTMVVIALNRHRLWEMVGRWDHGVLHMKYPVWPRYSASLQPVVDSRHLTVATLEERPFVIVESPDPGSGGCVPNTVPCRRQNNQTFSSGDTAPYTKLCCKGFCIDILKKLAKVVKFSYDLYLVTNGKHGKRVRGVWNGMIGEVYYKRADMAIGSLTINEERSEIVDFSVPFVETGISVMVARSNGTVSPSAFLEPYSPSVWVMMFVMCLTVVAITVFMFEYFSPVSYNQNLTSGKKSGGPSFTIGKSVWLLWALVFNNSVPIENPRGTTSKIMVLVWAFFAVIFLASYTANLAAFMIQEQYIDTVSGLSDKKFQRPQDQYPPFRFGTVPNGSTERNIRSNYRDMHTHMVKFNQRSVEDALTSLKMGKLDAFIYDAAVLNYMAGKDEGCKLVTIGSGKVFATTGYGIAMQKDSHWKRAIDLALLQFLGDGETQKLETVWLSGICQNEKNEVMSSKLDIDNMAGVFYMLLVAMGLALLVFAWEHLVYWKLRHSVPSTPRLDFLLAFSRGIYSCFSGVQSLASPARPPSPDLTAGSAQASVLKMLQAARDMVTTAGVSSSLDRAARTIESWGSGRRAPPPPACPGPRPPTPGPTPGPSPEPSPTGWGPAGGGRAAPGRRAPQPPGRPPTPRPSLPDVSWVSGWAAREARRQLPAGRGGRLLSGSERRALPERPLSPQRCHYSSFPRADRSGRPFLPLFPEPPEPEDLPLLGPEQLARREALLRAAWARGYRPRHASLPSSVAEAFAWPRSLPAGCGRPACAHLAQAPATRLPSYREACQEGVWARVPAWPHRQHACLHAHAHLPLCWGAVCPPLPPCASHSPWLTGAWGPPGHRGRTLGLSTSYRDSAGLEEVSRVACGTHGFPGPCTWRRISSLESEV
- the GRIN2C gene encoding glutamate receptor ionotropic, NMDA 2C isoform X2, coding for MQRAGGSRRGLSARAQRPFPPDAAVDMGGALGPALLLTSLLGAWAGLGPGQGEQAMTVAVVFGSSGPPHAQVRTRLTSQSFMDLPLEIQPLTVGVNNTNPSSLLTQICGLLGVARVHGIVFEDNVGTEAVAQILDFISSQTHVPILSISGGSAVVLTPKDPGSAFLQLGVSLEQQLQVLFKVLEEYDWSAFAVITSLHPGHALFLEGVRAVADASYLSWRLLDVLTLELGPGGQRAHIQRLLRQIDAPVLVAYCSREEAEVLFAEAAQAGLVGPGHVWLVPSLALGSTDAPPAAFPVGLISVVTESWRLSLRQKVRDGVAILALGAHSYQRQHGALPSPAGDCRGHPGPVSPAREAFYRHLLNVTWEGRDFSFSPGGYLVQPTMVVIALNRHRLWEMVGRWDHGVLHMKYPVWPRYSASLQPVVDSRHLTVATLEERPFVIVESPDPGSGGCVPNTVPCRRQNNQTFSGDTAPYTKLCCKGFCIDILKKLAKVVKFSYDLYLVTNGKHGKRVRGVWNGMIGEVYYKRADMAIGSLTINEERSEIVDFSVPFVETGISVMVARSNGTVSPSAFLEPYSPSVWVMMFVMCLTVVAITVFMFEYFSPVSYNQNLTSGKKSGGPSFTIGKSVWLLWALVFNNSVPIENPRGTTSKIMVLVWAFFAVIFLASYTANLAAFMIQEQYIDTVSGLSDKKFQRPQDQYPPFRFGTVPNGSTERNIRSNYRDMHTHMVKFNQRSVEDALTSLKMGKLDAFIYDAAVLNYMAGKDEGCKLVTIGSGKVFATTGYGIAMQKDSHWKRAIDLALLQFLGDGETQKLETVWLSGICQNEKNEVMSSKLDIDNMAGVFYMLLVAMGLALLVFAWEHLVYWKLRHSVPSTPRLDFLLAFSRGIYSCFSGVQSLASPARPPSPDLTAGSAQASVLKMLQAARDMVTTAGVSSSLDRAARTIESWGSGRRAPPPPACPGPRPPTPGPTPGPSPEPSPTGWGPAGGGRAAPGRRAPQPPGRPPTPRPSLPDVSWVSGWAAREARRQLPAGRGGRLLSGSERRALPERPLSPQRCHYSSFPRADRSGRPFLPLFPEPPEPEDLPLLGPEQLARREALLRAAWARGYRPRHASLPSSVAEAFAWPRSLPAGCGRPACAHLAQAPATRLPSYREACQEGVWARVPAWPHRQHACLHAHAHLPLCWGAVCPPLPPCASHSPWLTGAWGPPGHRGRTLGLSTSYRDSAGLEEVSRVACGTHGFPGPCTWRRISSLESEV